A genomic window from Vanessa tameamea isolate UH-Manoa-2023 chromosome 7, ilVanTame1 primary haplotype, whole genome shotgun sequence includes:
- the LOC113401354 gene encoding uncharacterized protein LOC113401354, whose translation MVNILPLLLCFFALQTSCKAAPNEVNIVIPEYTEEAPKLDSQNLPNEVTDQSSVENESENNQRQKRFYDYPGFGYPPFGLPPSFPYLGQSHYSKRDESQNTGDYGTEDALKLIFNRLQGILSDVRHQTQPPPQQSSIPAFIPVLFIPHAGCSCTTNSQVPSRPVNGNDHRKSDQETTTPALPNRFPDFEDTQQNWGIVSGNESNVNVEGDGNRPVSFDPIIPQTPIDIPVPPVEHGSVQAGAEPQPIPTTTLGPIASRPAKGGSRAPYITPSICDGAVVSCCLRPQITPNCFALQGCPDPSRYGNPCDPEVVLNVVRKLEHYLKQKNS comes from the coding sequence ATGGTGAACATTTTACCATTGCTGCTCTGCTTCTTTGCACTGCAAACGTCTTGTAAAGCTGCTCCGAATGAAGTTAATATAGTAATTCCTGAATATACTGAAGAAGCCCCAAAACTTGATAGCCAAAACTTGCCTAATGAAGTCACTGATCAAAGTTCAGTTGAAAACGAAAGTGAAAATAATCAGCGACAAAAGAGATTTTATGATTATCCGGGATTTGGATATCCACCCTTCGGGTTACCTCCAAGTTTTCCATATCTGGGACAATCTCATTACTCAAAGCGAGACGAAAGTCAAAATACAGGTGATTACGGTACAGAAGATGCCTTGAAGTTGATCTTTAATCGTTTACAAGGAATACTTAGCGATGTCAGACACCAAACACAGCCTCCGCCTCAGCAATCGAGTATTCCCGCATTTATTCCTGTTCTTTTTATACCGCATGCCGGATGCAGCTGTACCACTAACAGTCAAGTTCCTTCTCGCCCCGTAAATGGAAATGATCATAGGAAGTCTGATCAAGAAACGACAACACCAGCTTTACCTAATAGATTTCCCGATTTTGAAGATACGCAACAAAATTGGGGAATAGTAAGCGGTAATGAATCGAATGTAAATGTCGAGGGAGACGGAAACAGGCCAGTTTCCTTTGATCCTATAATTCCTCAAACGCCGATCGATATACCAGTTCCTCCTGTGGAACATGGTAGTGTGCAAGCAGGAGCCGAGCCTCAACCAATTCCGACTACTACTTTGGGACCGATTGCGAGTAGACCTGCTAAAGGTGGTAGCAGGGCACCATACATTACCCCTAGCATTTGTGACGGAGCAGTAGTAAGCTGCTGCTTGCGACCTCAGATTACGCCTAATTGTTTTGCCCTTCAAGGCTGTCCGGATCCTTCTCGATATGGTAACCCGTGTGATCCTGAGGTAGTATTGAATGTGGTTAGAAAATTGGAACATTATCTTAAGCaaaaaaacagttaa